tttagggttaggtttGGGTTTagtgtttagggttagggttaggattagggtttagggttaaggttagggtttagggtaaaTTAAGGTTAGGGCAAATACAAAGGGACATACAGGTTTGTCCCTTTGCTCAGATGTGCCATTCGGCCAATGTAAATGTACAtgcagtggtcggcaagtggttaatatggagTTTACAGGTTAATATATGTTGTCTTTAGATTAGTTACACAATCAAATCTTAATATTATAACCAATGTCAGAAGAACTACAACTTCTAGCAATTCCAAAAAAcataccacttttttttatattacctgCAATGTCTCCCCTGTTGCTAAAGTCATGACATACAATGGTGGACCATTAGTTATGAATGGTCCTGCATTGTTCATGATGAGGTTAGAGTGTCCTTCACGTTTAGGGCAAAAGTTAAGAATATGTTTAAGTTTTCGATCAAAGCATATGGTGGGTGGCGGAGAAGACACCCATTGGATAGAGGCAGGAGAACTTATTTTCCTGTTTCAGTGGTGGAACATTTTATAAAACGCTTCTTTGAGTTTGGGATTACCATTAATAAGGAGACCGGATTGAACCATTGAAAAAGACGTAAGTATCATCAAACACATCCAGTACCCCCAGGTTTGATCTTCAAAGAGTTCTTGCCCATATAAAATTATGACAAGGCCAGTCAAGGCATAGAAAACTACGAGACAAGCCATGGTCTGAACTGCACCTTGGTAGTCTTTCCCGTTAGTGTGACCCGTGTTGGCTTCCATGCGATGACTGTGGAGCTTCAGAGACACGGCACTGGCAGTTGTTGTCAATATAGCAATCAGGAATGGCGGGGAAGTCATCGTCATGACAATGCTCATGAATTTCAGCCTCATTCTGTAATGTTCTGAGGTCACCTCGGTGACAGCAATGGTTGAGTTTTTGGGTAAGTCCTGATTGAAAATATAAGATGCTATGAAACTCTCCAACAGAGAAAGGATTTCAACAATTAATATCAACAAAGGTATCATTCTGTCAATCTTCATCTTCATCCATGAGAGGAATCTGGACTGGAAATTAAGGAtttttataaaatagaagaggCACAGATCAGCCGTGAGCCAGGAGCTGGAGGTGATGCTGATAATAGTCAGATAGTTCAGAACACTCGAGGCATAAGTAAAATTAAACGATGGTCCGTATAAGTACACCAGAAGGTTTAGAGATATTGAAATTGTGTAGCACATGGTGGAAACATTCAAGGCAATAAGGATGTAGTTGCACGGAGCAATATTTGTCCTTCTGAAGCCAGAAAAGGTGAGAGAAAATATGATGAAGGCATTAGAACACAAGCCAACGATGGCCTCCAATGCTATGACACCGAGGCAAACCACAGAACCCAGGATGTCCATTGTCTTCCGATAAAGATCCTGTGTCCTCAAGATGTCTCAGTGTGAACAAATGTTTCTCCTTCAGAGGAATGTTCCACCTGACTTGTAGATCCTCATGCTATTTACTCTTCATTGTCCATGTAAATTACTCTCGAAGAATCCACCCATCACAAACAGGTGTCAAAGCTTACTGGCCAACATTAACATTTTCATCACCGTTGTAAAAGATAATCACTTTCAATAAACTGATTTTGAATAAATGCAAATCACTGAACACTGAGCTGGAGAGTACTGATGGATGAATTCAAATACGATATACAGAGAGAGCGCTGAGCTGGGCGGATGTAATTCTATATGTGGCGATGAAATGCAGAAGGTAAGACCATCCATGTCTATCTATGAATTTTATAGATTTGCTTTTTGTTTAATTCTTTTCATTTAATAAATCCTAAACGATGAAAaattaagtaccgtatatactcgaatataagccaaaGCAcatcattttaccacaaaaaaatgggaaaacatattgactcgagtataagcccaaggtgtccatctgcatgcctcactttgcctcactttgcctcactgtgtccatgcctcactgtgtccatgtgcatacctcactgtgcccatgcctcactatgcccatgcctcactgtgtccatgtgtatgcctctctgtgtccatgtctcactgtgtccatgcctcactgtgtccatgcctcactatgcccatgcctcactgtgtccatgcctcactgtgtctatgcctcactgtgtccatacctcactgtgtctatgcctcactgtgtccatgcctcactgagtccatgcctcactgtgtccatgactagactgacgtttaacatggtagTCTATTGAAGAgctgcccagctttgaaaaattgttgctccccagacaacaaacatttcacacttgtagaggagaaatggggctacatgtgtgccaagttccgagtCCAGGGGACTTAcgactggccggtaccgggtccccaaagttcgggaga
The Rana temporaria chromosome 6, aRanTem1.1, whole genome shotgun sequence DNA segment above includes these coding regions:
- the LOC120942803 gene encoding taste receptor type 2 member 9-like, with the translated sequence MDILGSVVCLGVIALEAIVGLCSNAFIIFSLTFSGFRRTNIAPCNYILIALNVSTMCYTISISLNLLVYLYGPSFNFTYASSVLNYLTIISITSSSWLTADLCLFYFIKILNFQSRFLSWMKMKIDRMIPLLILIVEILSLLESFIASYIFNQDLPKNSTIAVTEVTSEHYRMRLKFMSIVMTMTSPPFLIAILTTTASAVSLKLHSHRMEANTGHTNGKDYQGAVQTMACLVVFYALTGLVIILYGQELFEDQTWGYWMCLMILTSFSMVQSGLLINGNPKLKEAFYKMFHH